The region TCGGTTTGGATCAGGTAGGTAAGCGCCTGCATGCCGCTGTTTACTATTCGAACGGTATCGCACTGATTGGATTCGTCGATGACAAGCCGATGAAGAAAATTATCGTCGGGGTCGTCGTCAATTAACAGGATACAGTGAATGGGTCTGGGCATAATGCTGACTTGTCTTGATAACTTTTGGAATTACTACATAAAATGTTGAGCCCACACCTACCGTACTGTTGAGTCCGATCTGTCCGCCATAAATGTCGATTACTTTCTTACAGGTAGCCAAACCAATGCCCGTTCCGGGGTATTCATTCCGACCGTGCAGCCGCTGAAAAATCTGGAATACCCGATCATAGTATTTTGAATCGATGCCAATCCCGTTATCACTGACCGTAAACCGGTATTGACTTCCTTCGTCGGTGGCCCGTATTCGAATATGGGGAACAACGTCTGCCCGTCGATACTTAAGTCCGTTGGTAACAAGATTCTGGAATACCTGTTTCAAATCGGTTCGGTGGGCTCTGATTGTAGGGAGGGGGCCCACATCAACCGAAGCCCCGGTCGACCGTATTTCGGTTTGGTGCTCCTCCAGGATTTCGGCCAGAACCTCGTTGAGGTCCACCGTCTGAAAATCGATATCGGTACCAACGCGGGAAAAGTCGAGCAGGTCATTGATCAGCACCCGCATCCGTTCGGCAGCCGCTGTCGACACATTGATTAATCGGACAGCGTCCGTATCCAGTTTCTCTCCGTGTTTACTTTCCAGTAGTGTAAGGTAGTTAACGATTGTTTTGAGCGGTGACTGTAAATCATGCGATGCAATGTAGGCAAACTGCTGAAGTTCTTCATTAGAGCGGGTAAGCTCCTGCATAGCCTGCTGACGAAATGACAACTCGCGGTCATACTCTTTTGATGTACGCAGCCCAACGGCTTCATCGAAGTACCGGATCAGAGCCAGAACGGTTGCAATGGATACCATGGCGGTACAAAAACGGATCAGGGCATTGATTCGATAGGCGGGCCACCAGAACATGATTGCATCGAGCAAGTGGGTAAGGCCGCAGAGGAGAATGAAGGCACCAAACAGTACAAAAACACCGGATAGGGGTACGCCCTTTTTGACTAGTATAAATCGGATTAAAATGAGTGGGATAGCCATGTAGGCCAGCCAGATGGTTAAGTCAGATACTATATAAAGCCAGCCGTGAAAGTCTGTCCATCGACCACAATACCAGCGGGGAGGCCAATCGTTAACATTTGCGAGTTGCTGAAAAAACTCGATAACTTCGTTCATAAATTACTAATGATGAGTAGTTTAGGCAGCTGTACTGGGTATAATCAACTATACCAGTGTTATATTTATTAGCCAAATATACGAGGGTACCCGGTGTTCTCCCATCTATATCCATAAATTGTATACGTGCGGGCAGCATCGTTAAACAAGCCAGTCAAACTAATTCTTTTTCCCAATTAATACAAGCCGTTGTACAGGTACCTTGTCAATTTTTGAGTTACTTTGTTTAGCTAGTTGGCCTATAAACGTCCCTGTTCATAAACGAAGTAGGCATTGGCAGCGTTATTATCAGGAAAACGATCACCTGCATGAACCGTATTACCTTTGAGAATGAGGATGAGATCCGGGTAAAGTCCCTGGCTGGTGCTATTATCATCAACGTGATTTTAGTCGCCCTGCTATTGCTGGTCAACTTATCCCAGACTGTTCCCAATCCGCCCCCCATTGAGTTTGTAGAGGTTAATTTTGGTACCGACGCCCGTGGCAGTGGACGTATTCAAACCTACAATAAAGCGTCAGACTCCCCTAATCCGGTGGATGTTAAGGCCGCTGATAAACGACCAAATCCAAAGGTAAACACTACGCCCCGAGTAGAAAAGACCCGCGTTACCCCGTCACCAAAGGTGGAGGATGTAAAACCGGCCAAAACCGCTACGGAGAAACCAATTATTGCCAGTAAATCGGAGAGTCCCGTTACGACGCCCGAGCGCCCTGAACCCAAGCGGGTTGAATCCGCTAAGCCAACGGCTCCGGTAGAGCGTCCAGCTCCTCCGGCCCCGCCCAAAAAGGTGGAGACGGTCAATAACGACGCCCTGTTCAAGAAATCATCCGGTGGAGGAGGTTCCAATGGAACGGTTGGGAAAGCCTCCGGAACAGGTGGTAACAATAATGGTGACGACGCCAGTGGGGTAGGTGATAAAGGCAACCCTAATGGGAAGATCGATGCCAAAGCACTCTATGGTACTCCGGGGGGGAGCTCTTCCGGTGTGAATTTTGATGTCTCGGGTTGGTCTTTGGCCAGCCGTCCCAGCATCAGTGATGATTCGGATGAAACGGGGAAGATCGTTTTTAAGATAACCGTAGATGGGGAAGGTGAAATAATCCGGGTTCAAACCCAGCAGACAACGGTTAGCCCGTCGGTAGTAGAAGTGTATCGGAAAGCGGTGCAACGACTGCGTTTGCGGCCAAAAGGGGGCGCAACACCACCAACCGCAAGCGGTACCATAACATTTATCATTAAGTCAAAAGATTAATGCAGTACACGGAAGCAATCGACTATTTATATAGTCGGCTCCCAGTTTTTCATCGAATTGGCCCCAAAGCCATAAAGCCGGGTTTAGGAAATACCTTATTACTGTGCGAAGGGCTTGGAAACCCGCATCAGCAGTTTACCAGCATTCACGTTGCCGGAACAAAC is a window of Spirosoma linguale DSM 74 DNA encoding:
- a CDS encoding histidine kinase (PFAM: ATP-binding region ATPase domain protein; histidine kinase A domain protein~SMART: ATP-binding region ATPase domain protein; histidine kinase A domain protein~KEGG: geo:Geob_1825 PAS/PAC sensor signal transduction histidine kinase); this translates as MNEVIEFFQQLANVNDWPPRWYCGRWTDFHGWLYIVSDLTIWLAYMAIPLILIRFILVKKGVPLSGVFVLFGAFILLCGLTHLLDAIMFWWPAYRINALIRFCTAMVSIATVLALIRYFDEAVGLRTSKEYDRELSFRQQAMQELTRSNEELQQFAYIASHDLQSPLKTIVNYLTLLESKHGEKLDTDAVRLINVSTAAAERMRVLINDLLDFSRVGTDIDFQTVDLNEVLAEILEEHQTEIRSTGASVDVGPLPTIRAHRTDLKQVFQNLVTNGLKYRRADVVPHIRIRATDEGSQYRFTVSDNGIGIDSKYYDRVFQIFQRLHGRNEYPGTGIGLATCKKVIDIYGGQIGLNSTVGVGSTFYVVIPKVIKTSQHYAQTHSLYPVN
- a CDS encoding hypothetical protein (KEGG: ngk:NGK_1616 TonB), which produces MNRITFENEDEIRVKSLAGAIIINVILVALLLLVNLSQTVPNPPPIEFVEVNFGTDARGSGRIQTYNKASDSPNPVDVKAADKRPNPKVNTTPRVEKTRVTPSPKVEDVKPAKTATEKPIIASKSESPVTTPERPEPKRVESAKPTAPVERPAPPAPPKKVETVNNDALFKKSSGGGGSNGTVGKASGTGGNNNGDDASGVGDKGNPNGKIDAKALYGTPGGSSSGVNFDVSGWSLASRPSISDDSDETGKIVFKITVDGEGEIIRVQTQQTTVSPSVVEVYRKAVQRLRLRPKGGATPPTASGTITFIIKSKD